A genome region from Hippopotamus amphibius kiboko isolate mHipAmp2 chromosome 1, mHipAmp2.hap2, whole genome shotgun sequence includes the following:
- the LDLRAP1 gene encoding low density lipoprotein receptor adapter protein 1 isoform X1 yields the protein MDALRSAGRALIRSPSLAKQSWGGGGRHRKLPENWTDTRETLLEGMLFSLKYLGMTLVEQPKGEELSAAAVKRIVATAKASGKKLQKVTLKVSPRGIILTDNITNQLIENVSIYRISYCTADKMHDKVFAYIAQSQHNENLECHAFLCTKRKMAQAVTLTVAQAFKVAFEFWQVSREEKEKREKTSQDGGDVVDGGRRDSAPSLKSLVATGNLLDLEETAKAPLSTVSANTTNVDEAPRPQALNSSGVVWELDDGLDEAFSRLAQSRTNPQVLDTGLTAQDIHYAQCLSPVDWDKPDSSGAEPDDLFNF from the exons AGCTGCCTGAGAACTGGACAGACACTCGGGAGACACTGCTTGAGGGCATGCTCTTCAGCCTCAAGTACCTGGGCATGACGCTGGTGGAGCAGCCCAAGGGCGAGGAGCTGTCGGCCGCCGCCGTCAAGAGGATCGTGGCCACG GCCAAGGCCAGCGGGAAGAAGCTGCAGAAGGTGACTCTCAAGGTGTCTCCACGGGGGATCATCCTGACTGACAACATCACCAACCAGCTCATTGAGAACGTGTCCATTTACAG AATCTCCTACTGCACGGCAGACAAGATGCACGACAAAGTGTTTGCGTACATCGCGCAGAGCCAGCACAACGAGAATCTCGAGTGCCACGCTTTCCTCTGCACCAAGCGGAAGATG GCCCAGGCTGTCACCCTCACCGTAGCCCAGGCCTTCAAAGTCGCCTTTGAGTTTTGGCAGGTATCCAGGGAAG agaaggagaagagggagaaaaccaGCCAAGACGGCGGGGACGTCGTGGACGGGGGCCGCCGAGACAGCGCCCCTTCGCTGAAGAGCC TGGTCGCCACCGGGAACCTGCTGGACTTGGAGGAGACGGCCAAGGCCCCCCTGTCCACGGTCAGCGCTAACACCACTAACGTGGACGAGGCACCGCGGCCTCAAGCCTTAAACAGCAGCGGTGTTGTCTGG GAGCTGGATGACGGCCTGGATGAAGCATTTTCAAG GCTTGCCCAATCTCGGACGAACCCTCAGGTCCTGGACACTGGACTGACAGCACAGGACATTCATTACGCCCAGTGCCTCTCGCCTGTCGACTGGGACAAGCCTGACAGCAGTGGCGCCGAGCCGGACGACCTCTTCAACTTCTGA
- the LDLRAP1 gene encoding low density lipoprotein receptor adapter protein 1 isoform X2, with translation MDALRSAGRALIRSPSLAKQSWGGGGRHRKLPENWTDTRETLLEGMLFSLKYLGMTLVEQPKGEELSAAAVKRIVATAKASGKKLQKVTLKVSPRGIILTDNITNQLIENVSIYRISYCTADKMHDKVFAYIAQSQHNENLECHAFLCTKRKMAQAVTLTVAQAFKVAFEFWQVSREEKEKREKTSQDGGDVVDGGRRDSAPSLKSLVATGNLLDLEETAKAPLSTVSANTTNVDEAPRPQALNSSGVVWLDDGLDEAFSRLAQSRTNPQVLDTGLTAQDIHYAQCLSPVDWDKPDSSGAEPDDLFNF, from the exons AGCTGCCTGAGAACTGGACAGACACTCGGGAGACACTGCTTGAGGGCATGCTCTTCAGCCTCAAGTACCTGGGCATGACGCTGGTGGAGCAGCCCAAGGGCGAGGAGCTGTCGGCCGCCGCCGTCAAGAGGATCGTGGCCACG GCCAAGGCCAGCGGGAAGAAGCTGCAGAAGGTGACTCTCAAGGTGTCTCCACGGGGGATCATCCTGACTGACAACATCACCAACCAGCTCATTGAGAACGTGTCCATTTACAG AATCTCCTACTGCACGGCAGACAAGATGCACGACAAAGTGTTTGCGTACATCGCGCAGAGCCAGCACAACGAGAATCTCGAGTGCCACGCTTTCCTCTGCACCAAGCGGAAGATG GCCCAGGCTGTCACCCTCACCGTAGCCCAGGCCTTCAAAGTCGCCTTTGAGTTTTGGCAGGTATCCAGGGAAG agaaggagaagagggagaaaaccaGCCAAGACGGCGGGGACGTCGTGGACGGGGGCCGCCGAGACAGCGCCCCTTCGCTGAAGAGCC TGGTCGCCACCGGGAACCTGCTGGACTTGGAGGAGACGGCCAAGGCCCCCCTGTCCACGGTCAGCGCTAACACCACTAACGTGGACGAGGCACCGCGGCCTCAAGCCTTAAACAGCAGCGGTGTTGTCTGG CTGGATGACGGCCTGGATGAAGCATTTTCAAG GCTTGCCCAATCTCGGACGAACCCTCAGGTCCTGGACACTGGACTGACAGCACAGGACATTCATTACGCCCAGTGCCTCTCGCCTGTCGACTGGGACAAGCCTGACAGCAGTGGCGCCGAGCCGGACGACCTCTTCAACTTCTGA
- the LDLRAP1 gene encoding low density lipoprotein receptor adapter protein 1 isoform X6 gives MLFSLKYLGMTLVEQPKGEELSAAAVKRIVATAKASGKKLQKVTLKVSPRGIILTDNITNQLIENVSIYRISYCTADKMHDKVFAYIAQSQHNENLECHAFLCTKRKMAQAVTLTVAQAFKVAFEFWQVSREEKEKREKTSQDGGDVVDGGRRDSAPSLKSLVATGNLLDLEETAKAPLSTVSANTTNVDEAPRPQALNSSGVVWELDDGLDEAFSRLAQSRTNPQVLDTGLTAQDIHYAQCLSPVDWDKPDSSGAEPDDLFNF, from the exons ATGCTCTTCAGCCTCAAGTACCTGGGCATGACGCTGGTGGAGCAGCCCAAGGGCGAGGAGCTGTCGGCCGCCGCCGTCAAGAGGATCGTGGCCACG GCCAAGGCCAGCGGGAAGAAGCTGCAGAAGGTGACTCTCAAGGTGTCTCCACGGGGGATCATCCTGACTGACAACATCACCAACCAGCTCATTGAGAACGTGTCCATTTACAG AATCTCCTACTGCACGGCAGACAAGATGCACGACAAAGTGTTTGCGTACATCGCGCAGAGCCAGCACAACGAGAATCTCGAGTGCCACGCTTTCCTCTGCACCAAGCGGAAGATG GCCCAGGCTGTCACCCTCACCGTAGCCCAGGCCTTCAAAGTCGCCTTTGAGTTTTGGCAGGTATCCAGGGAAG agaaggagaagagggagaaaaccaGCCAAGACGGCGGGGACGTCGTGGACGGGGGCCGCCGAGACAGCGCCCCTTCGCTGAAGAGCC TGGTCGCCACCGGGAACCTGCTGGACTTGGAGGAGACGGCCAAGGCCCCCCTGTCCACGGTCAGCGCTAACACCACTAACGTGGACGAGGCACCGCGGCCTCAAGCCTTAAACAGCAGCGGTGTTGTCTGG GAGCTGGATGACGGCCTGGATGAAGCATTTTCAAG GCTTGCCCAATCTCGGACGAACCCTCAGGTCCTGGACACTGGACTGACAGCACAGGACATTCATTACGCCCAGTGCCTCTCGCCTGTCGACTGGGACAAGCCTGACAGCAGTGGCGCCGAGCCGGACGACCTCTTCAACTTCTGA